The nucleotide window GGCGGTTCCATGCGCTATGTCAACTCCAGTGGTGAAACTGCCCGGTTCCCGTTCAATCTCAAGGAAGATGGATCGGAATCGGTAGCAGTGCGTGATGCCACCTCCAATTATCAGAATGCAACACTGGAACCACTGATCTATCAGATTTCGCTGAACATCAGTTTCAAGCTGGAGCCTTCGAAATAAGCTGCTGCAGGGCTTGTGAAGGTGTCAGGTTGAGCAGCAGTTTGCCTTCCGTTTGCCAGACTTGGTTGAGATAGAAAAACACGGCAGTTCCCATTTGTGTCTGCACTTCGCCTGGCTCGCACTCTACATCATCAAGCAGACAGTACCTGGCTGTCACTCCCACCAGAGCCATGGGAGGAGCGTTGCCAACTTCCGGCACATGCAAGACAGGTTCAGTAAGCCAATCGACATTCAGCCATTCACGGGCCTGGTGCAGATTTCCCGTCATGAGATGTGAAGTAAACAACTGATAGAGCAGCACTTCCTGTTGCATGAACTGTTCCCGCAGGCGTGACCGGAACAGATGCAGTCGAAATCGCGTCCATAGGTTCATGCTGGTTTATCTCGGAACTGCTTCAGTTCGTAAAATAGGTTCGTTCATTTGATCTGCCAAGGCGATAGAGAATGATACCACACAGTACGGAAAAGAAGCAGTTGATTGATATTAGTGCATTGTTCTACCAGAGGAACTGGTCGGTAGGCACTAGCAGCAATTACAGTTTGAAATTGCGTGACAAGCCACTTCGCATCCTGATTACTGCCAGTGGAAAAGATAAACGGGCTTTAACGATAGATGATTTTGTGGAAGTGAATGAATCCGGACAACCGGTGCAGGATGGCGCAGCCCGGCCTTCGGCAGAAACCATGCTGCATGTGGTTGCACTGCAACAGCCTAACATCCAGGCTGTGTTGCATACCCATTCAGTCTGGTCAACCATTCTGAGCACTCGATCTTTGAAGCAGGGCTTTGTTGAAATATCCGGCTTCGAAATGCTCAAAGGCTTGGAAGGAATTGCTACGCATGAAACATCAGTCCGCATCAGAATCTTTGAAAATACACAGGATATGAAAGCTCTTTCGGCTGAAGTGCAGAAGATACTGCTCGAATGTCCGGAGGAGTTGCGTTATGGATTTCTCCTTCATGGCCATGGTTTATATACTTGGGGTAAGGACCTCTTCAGTGCACGCAGGCACGT belongs to Planctomycetia bacterium and includes:
- the mtnB gene encoding methylthioribulose 1-phosphate dehydratase, coding for MIPHSTEKKQLIDISALFYQRNWSVGTSSNYSLKLRDKPLRILITASGKDKRALTIDDFVEVNESGQPVQDGAARPSAETMLHVVALQQPNIQAVLHTHSVWSTILSTRSLKQGFVEISGFEMLKGLEGIATHETSVRIRIFENTQDMKALSAEVQKILLECPEELRYGFLLHGHGLYTWGKDLFSARRHVEILEFLFEVQGRMLSMQ